One Bacteroidota bacterium genomic region harbors:
- the nrfD gene encoding polysulfide reductase NrfD: MATYGFIIDNRKCIGCHACTVACKAEHEIPLGVNRTWVKYVEKGRYPNTRRLFAVHRCNHCAEAPCVEICPVEALFVRPDGIVDFDSQRCIGCKSCMQACPYDALYIDPETHTAAKCNYCAHRIDLGLEPACVVVCPEHAIIAGDLDDPNSEISQLLAREAVQVRKPEKGTLPKLWYIDGDTASLDPLAAPPGADYVWSAQARGVGHFAPQAGRPQNGQDTSRWVQELAVLPAGWAEAERKVAKEVRHQEEDPLLRMQRSVYGQEHIRRAYDAPRKGVLWGWEVSAYVWTKAIAAGAFLVPLLLQDLGLVRLSAMAEWALGIVALLFLALTGLLLIKDLDRPDRFLYVLLRPQKRSWLVRGGYLITFYGALLSLWMGARWLNLAALEEAARLLSYPTAVGVAIYTAFLFAQAKGRDFWQSPLLVPHMFVHALVAGGSVGLAVAALEGLEGRVFAWVSLGSGLLALLVMAAELLVPHPTRDAHLVVSMITRGYYRRLFWNAVWIGHVLPILGLLLGLWLGWPAWALALFGLALLAALLPIEHLWVRAPQLIPLA; the protein is encoded by the coding sequence ATGGCTACCTACGGCTTTATCATCGACAATCGCAAGTGCATCGGCTGTCACGCCTGCACGGTGGCCTGCAAGGCGGAGCACGAAATCCCGCTCGGCGTCAACCGCACCTGGGTCAAATACGTCGAGAAGGGCCGGTATCCGAACACGCGCCGGCTTTTCGCCGTACACCGCTGCAACCACTGCGCCGAGGCCCCATGTGTGGAGATATGCCCTGTGGAGGCGCTCTTTGTGCGGCCCGACGGGATCGTGGACTTCGACTCCCAACGTTGCATCGGATGCAAATCCTGCATGCAGGCCTGTCCCTACGATGCGCTTTATATCGATCCGGAAACGCATACGGCGGCCAAGTGCAACTACTGCGCGCACCGTATCGACTTAGGCCTGGAGCCGGCCTGCGTGGTTGTCTGCCCTGAACACGCCATCATTGCCGGGGATCTGGACGACCCGAACTCGGAGATCAGCCAGCTGCTGGCCCGTGAAGCCGTGCAGGTGCGCAAACCCGAAAAGGGCACCTTGCCCAAGCTGTGGTATATCGACGGGGATACCGCCTCCCTGGATCCCCTGGCCGCACCCCCGGGGGCCGACTACGTCTGGAGCGCCCAGGCAAGGGGGGTGGGCCACTTCGCCCCCCAAGCCGGCCGACCTCAAAACGGCCAGGACACGAGCAGATGGGTGCAGGAGCTGGCCGTTCTGCCCGCGGGCTGGGCCGAGGCGGAACGCAAAGTGGCCAAGGAAGTGCGGCATCAGGAGGAAGATCCCCTGCTCCGCATGCAACGCAGCGTCTACGGCCAGGAGCACATACGGCGCGCCTACGACGCACCGCGCAAGGGCGTGCTCTGGGGCTGGGAGGTATCGGCCTACGTGTGGACCAAGGCCATCGCTGCGGGGGCCTTCTTGGTGCCGCTTCTGCTGCAGGATCTGGGGCTAGTACGCCTTTCCGCGATGGCCGAGTGGGCCTTGGGGATCGTAGCCCTGCTGTTTTTGGCCCTTACCGGGCTGCTTCTCATCAAGGACCTAGACCGACCCGATCGGTTCTTGTATGTGCTGCTGCGGCCCCAAAAGCGCTCTTGGCTTGTCCGGGGCGGCTACCTGATCACCTTCTACGGGGCGCTGCTCAGCCTCTGGATGGGAGCACGCTGGCTAAACCTTGCAGCCCTGGAAGAAGCCGCCCGCCTGCTCAGCTATCCTACGGCCGTCGGAGTGGCCATCTACACGGCCTTCCTGTTTGCGCAGGCAAAGGGGCGCGACTTCTGGCAAAGCCCTCTCCTGGTGCCCCATATGTTCGTGCACGCCCTTGTGGCCGGCGGCTCTGTGGGCCTTGCTGTGGCGGCACTCGAAGGCTTAGAGGGGCGAGTGTTTGCCTGGGTGAGCTTGGGATCGGGCCTGCTCGCCTTGCTTGTAATGGCCGCCGAGCTGCTTGTGCCGCATCCGACGCGAGATGCGCATCTGGTCGTAAGCATGATCACGCGCGGCTACTACCGGCGCCTGTTCTGGAACGCGGTATGGATCGGACATGTGCTGCCGATCTTGGGGCTTCTGCTAGGGCTTTGGCTAGGATGGCCCGCTTGGGCTTTAGCCCTTTTCGGCCTGGCGCTGCTTGCGGCCCTTTTGCCCATAGAACACCTGTGGGTGCGCGCCCCTCAGCTCATCCCGCTAGCGTAA
- a CDS encoding DsrE/DsrF/DrsH-like family protein, translating into MAEIVTQDLEARLQELSQRLEALEARYEREMRRVQRHLPENRVAIICFSGNLDKAMAALIIATGAASMGMQVSVFFTFWGLSVIKNHATLRGKRFTEKLFSLMLPQNMRQLGPSQMNFGGIGARMMRAVMRQKRVQSLEELFQLARELGVRVVACAMSMDVMGIREEELLPGLELGGVATYLADASKSKITLFI; encoded by the coding sequence ATGGCCGAGATCGTCACACAAGACCTGGAGGCCCGGCTGCAGGAGCTGAGCCAGCGCCTAGAGGCCCTGGAGGCGCGTTATGAGCGGGAGATGCGCCGCGTGCAGCGGCATCTGCCCGAAAACCGCGTGGCCATCATTTGCTTTAGCGGCAACCTGGACAAGGCTATGGCCGCGCTCATCATCGCCACCGGGGCCGCCTCGATGGGCATGCAGGTCTCGGTCTTCTTTACGTTCTGGGGGCTGAGCGTGATAAAAAATCACGCCACGCTGCGGGGCAAGCGCTTCACGGAAAAGCTCTTCAGCCTCATGCTGCCCCAGAACATGCGCCAGCTGGGGCCTTCGCAGATGAACTTCGGCGGCATCGGGGCGCGCATGATGCGAGCCGTCATGCGCCAAAAGCGGGTGCAGTCGCTGGAGGAGCTTTTCCAACTGGCGCGCGAGCTGGGTGTACGCGTAGTGGCCTGCGCCATGAGCATGGACGTCATGGGCATCCGGGAAGAGGAGCTCTTACCGGGCCTGGAGCTGGGCGGGGTGGCGACCTACCTAGCGGACGCCTCGAAATCCAAGATCACGCTCTTCATCTAA
- a CDS encoding sulfurtransferase TusA family protein, producing MKDFVIAQELDARGLQCPMPLVNAHRAIKQIPVGQVLKVLATDRGSVLDFKGWAETDESIELVKQEEYTDEQGRRVYAHYVRRVEG from the coding sequence ATGAAGGACTTCGTCATCGCACAGGAGCTCGACGCCCGGGGCCTGCAATGTCCCATGCCCTTGGTCAACGCGCACCGCGCCATTAAGCAAATCCCCGTAGGTCAGGTCCTGAAGGTGCTTGCCACCGACCGCGGCTCAGTACTGGACTTTAAAGGCTGGGCGGAAACGGACGAATCCATTGAGCTCGTCAAGCAAGAAGAGTACACCGACGAACAGGGCCGGCGCGTATACGCCCACTACGTTCGCCGCGTGGAAGGATAA
- a CDS encoding MBL fold metallo-hydrolase, with protein MHWKEQYRPEEVADMLAQGVLLAVLDVRNEEEFRRWRLEGRTSPKMLNLPYFEALEDEEAFARRVEAELGRGPILVVCAKGGASDWVAQELLRPRGFQVANLAGGMEAWGSAYRSRLLPESASDTVRIWQLDRFARGCLHYVVASGQEALVIDPPRHLGPVLALIAQHDLKVQAILDTHAHADHVSGGPALAARTGAPYYLHPYDGIHPIDVLPAAIPFAYLQDGMRFSIGSATLEVLHIPGHTLGNTAFLVQAERRYLFTGDSLFIQSVARPDLGGRGETWAPLHYRSLRRLLNLPEDTIVLPGHYASAAREQRTDGLFAAPLGQLRRSNADLSLMEEESSFVRHLLAHLPEFPPQYVDIKRVNAGLLELDEEGLNELELGKNICALAGAYAS; from the coding sequence ATGCACTGGAAAGAGCAATACAGGCCAGAGGAAGTGGCCGACATGTTGGCTCAAGGGGTCTTGCTGGCCGTGCTCGATGTGCGCAACGAGGAGGAGTTTCGACGCTGGCGCCTTGAGGGCCGCACGAGCCCCAAGATGCTCAACCTGCCGTATTTCGAGGCTCTGGAAGATGAGGAGGCCTTCGCACGGCGCGTGGAAGCGGAGCTAGGCCGGGGGCCGATTTTGGTTGTCTGCGCCAAGGGCGGGGCATCGGATTGGGTCGCGCAGGAGCTGCTAAGGCCCCGCGGCTTTCAGGTGGCCAACCTCGCCGGCGGCATGGAAGCTTGGGGCTCGGCATACCGGAGCCGTCTGCTGCCGGAATCCGCATCGGATACGGTGCGGATCTGGCAATTGGATCGCTTCGCGCGCGGCTGCCTGCATTACGTGGTCGCCTCCGGACAAGAGGCGCTCGTCATCGACCCGCCGCGGCATCTGGGGCCGGTGCTTGCGCTCATCGCGCAGCACGACCTTAAGGTCCAGGCCATTTTGGATACGCACGCGCACGCGGACCACGTTTCCGGCGGCCCGGCCCTTGCGGCCCGCACGGGCGCCCCGTACTATCTGCACCCCTACGACGGGATCCACCCGATCGACGTGCTGCCGGCTGCGATCCCGTTTGCGTACCTACAAGATGGGATGCGCTTTTCCATAGGGTCGGCCACCTTGGAGGTTCTGCACATCCCCGGCCATACGCTGGGCAATACGGCCTTCCTCGTGCAGGCCGAACGCCGCTACCTCTTTACCGGCGATAGCCTGTTTATCCAGAGCGTCGCCCGGCCCGATCTGGGGGGTAGAGGGGAAACATGGGCGCCTCTGCACTACCGGTCCCTGCGCCGGCTCCTGAACCTGCCCGAGGACACGATCGTGCTGCCCGGCCACTACGCCTCGGCCGCCCGCGAGCAGCGCACAGATGGGCTTTTTGCCGCTCCTTTAGGCCAGCTGCGGCGCAGCAACGCAGACCTAAGCCTCATGGAAGAGGAATCAAGCTTTGTGCGGCACCTCTTGGCCCACCTGCCGGAATTTCCGCCCCAATATGTGGACATCAAGCGCGTAAACGCGGGGCTGCTTGAGCTGGATGAGGAGGGCTTAAACGAACTAGAGCTCGGCAAAAACATCTGCGCCCTTGCGGGCGCTTACGCTTCATGA
- a CDS encoding metal-sensing transcriptional repressor — translation MPTANAASSAETPAIQERAEILRRLARVEGQIRALQRMIREGADCVAIAQQMAAARQALHKAFTELLSQMLIHECVAPEGLTDEEHQNLRRFTEVLRRYL, via the coding sequence ATGCCCACTGCAAATGCCGCTTCGTCCGCTGAAACCCCTGCAATACAAGAAAGAGCCGAAATCCTGCGCCGGCTCGCCCGCGTAGAGGGCCAAATCCGAGCCCTGCAGCGCATGATCCGCGAAGGGGCTGACTGCGTGGCCATCGCCCAACAGATGGCCGCCGCCCGGCAGGCGCTGCATAAAGCCTTCACCGAGCTGCTCTCGCAGATGCTCATCCATGAATGCGTTGCCCCAGAGGGGTTAACCGACGAGGAACACCAGAACTTGCGCCGCTTTACCGAGGTGCTGCGTCGTTATTTATAG